The Schistocerca gregaria isolate iqSchGreg1 chromosome 1, iqSchGreg1.2, whole genome shotgun sequence genome includes a window with the following:
- the LOC126302972 gene encoding 52 kDa repressor of the inhibitor of the protein kinase-like: MKTTNESGGVEEDTVYDEVSQEKGESNATITIKNSSSCADGENKDKASTSAGFKCIDEKVKGALCKFCVLFCPLIMHGSHHSAFISCPFTNFKNFHECAKMHMNSKWHKDAIEKLNNFISGVTNKTKGVEELANENLAKLVQTDRAKLKSNVSCILFCALHDLPLRRKTNSTVVFDDLLQFRVQSGDVTLQKYFEGAPKNATYVSHRTQNDLIDVCAEVLRNDLINTINNSESFSVLADKTMDIAGTEQIPLSAGYFDHATNVVREDFLGFTPLARLDVQHISNTIISTLSAWGLNLDKMVGQGYDGCSTMASKISGVQRIISEKYPKAHFYRCASHRLNLVVNDLITLPEVRHAIGTIKERISFFWGSTQRKFLVGNLQKLCETRWSEKHESIRKFNDKFLKIVEALAILHKEGDRETRQKAWQLYCTLTSPTFIVTLKVLAKYSAKLEPVTNILQSENINLLEVSEHIQRTVKMLLDDRENVEDEFVMIMKSAESNYSALGIDVTVQSLQEGVSEDSKASFEIFCLHPKTWITIWKRDKVTEGDIAELSLTHLLDKAKFLPAVASALKIALSLLATTCSAERSFSTLRSIKTWLRTTMEDNRISCLCMVSVHCDKIKSEEESFIEKVVDSYVKDPRRIQFLFK, from the exons atgaaaactacaaatgaaaGTGGAGGTGTTGAAGAAGATACTGTCTATGATGAGGTATCACAGGAAAAGGGTGAGTCAAACGCAACCATCACTATTAAAAATTCCAGTAGTTGTGCTGATGGAGAAAATAAAGACAAGGCCAGTACCTCTGCTGGCTTCAAGTGCATTGATGAAAAGG TTAAAGGTGCCCTCTGCAAGTTTTGTGTGCTTTTCTGCCCACTCATAATGCATGGTAGTCATCATAGTGCATTCATAAGCTGcccattcacaaatttcaaaaatttccatGAATGTGCAAAAATGCATATGAATTCCAAGTGGCATAAAGATGCAATAGAAAAGTTAAATAATTTCATTAGTGGTGTGACAAACAAAACTAAAGGTGTGGAAGAACTCGCCAACGAGAATCTTGCGAAATTAGTACAAACTGATCGTGCAAAGTTAAAATCAAATGTTTCTTGTATATTGTTTTGTGCATTACATGACTTACctttaagaagaaaaacaaattcaacTGTGGTATTTGATGATTTGTTACAATTTAGAGTACAGTCAGGTGACGTAACACTGCAGAAATATTTTGAGGGTGCGCCTAAAAATGCTACCTATGTTTctcatagaacccaaaatgatttaattGATGTATGCgctgaagtactaagaaatgatttaATTAATACCATCAATAACAGCGaatcattttcagttttggcaGACAAAACAATGGATATTGCAGGCACAGAACAAATTCCTCTTTCTGCAGGTTATTTTGACCATGCAACTAATGTTGTCAGAGAAGACTTCCTTGGATTTACACCATTAGCAAGGTTAGATGTTCAACATATCTCCAACACAATAATATCTACTTTATCTGCTTGGGGTTTAAATCTAGATAAAATGGTAGGACAAGGCTATGACGGGTGCAGTACAATGGCCAGTAAAATTAGTGGAGTACAGAGGATAATTTCTGAGAAATATCCCAAGGCTCACTTCTATCGTTGTGCTAGCCATAGACTTAATTTAGTTGTGAATGATTTGATCACCTTACCAGAGGTTAGACATGCCATTGGTACTATCAAAGAAAGAATTTCTTTTTTCTGGGGGAGCACACAAAGGAAATTCCTAGTTGGGAACCTTCAAAAACTGTGTGAGACACGCTGGTCTGAGAAGCATGAGTCTATAAGGAAATTTAATgataagtttttaaaaattgttgaagcattagcaattttacataaagaAGGAGATCGTGAAACTAGGCAGAAAGCCTGGCAACTTTACTGCACACTTACTTCTCCAACATTTATTGTTACATTAAAAGTCTTAGCAAAATATTCAGCCAAACTAGAACCTGTCACCAATATCCTACAATCAGAAAACATTAACTTGTTAGAAGTTTCAGAACACATTCAAAGAACTGTAAAAATGTTATTGGATGACAGAGAAAATGTGGAAGATGAATTTGTAATGATAATGAAAAGTGCTGAAAGCAACTATAGTGCACTTGGAATAGATGTCACTG TCCAGTCCTTGCAAGAAGGGGTTTCAGAAGATAGCAAGGCATCTTTTGAGATTTTCTGCTTGCACCCAAAG ACATGGATCACTATATGGAAACGCGATAAAGTAACTGAAGGAGATATTGCTGAATTAAGCCTGACTCATCTACTTGACAAAGCCAAATTCTTGCCCGCTGTAGCTTCAGCCTTGAAGATAGCCCTTAGCTTACTGGCAACCACTTGCTCTGCGGAAAGATCGTTCAG CACTCTCAGGAGTATAAAAACGTGGCTAAGAACTACCATGGAAGATAATCGAATCAGTTGTTTGTGTATGGTGTCAGTTCATTGTGATAAGATAAAATCAGAGGAGGAGTCCTTTATCGAAAAAGTGGTAGATAGTTATGTGAAGGACCCAAGACGAATTCAATTTCTATTTAAGTAA
- the LOC126304631 gene encoding uncharacterized protein LOC126304631, whose protein sequence is MVLVFGDAKGILLICYRYTESRSCTDQINTSRIITEQSLEYWSPFYLAFADFEKAFDRVQHEAIWQTMQSYKVPPKIIMKMIWCHEEQNSREKKGRIIQCTIYDRLEDLEFTNNICLLTHVFKDMSEKQKLRELY, encoded by the exons ATGGTGTTAGTTTTTGGAGATGCAAAAGGAATTCTGCTGATATGTTACCGTTACACAG AAAGCAGATCATGCACGGACCAAATCAACACCTCAAGGATAATTACTGAGCAATCCTTAGAATACTGGTCTCCTTTTTACCTGGCTTTTGCTGACTTTGAAAAAGCCTTTGATAGGGTGCAGCATGAAGCCATCTGGCAAACAATGCAGAGCTACAAAGTACCTCCAAAGATCATCATGAAgatgat ATGGTGTCATGAAGAACAGAACTcaagagaaaagaaaggaagaattaTACAGTGTACTATATATGATCGCCTAGAGGACCTGGAGTTTACAAACAACATCTGTCTCCTGACCCATGTTTTCAAGGATATGAGTGAGAAGCAGAAGCTCAGAGAGctgtattaa